Genomic window (Leptospira kirschneri serovar Cynopteri str. 3522 CT):
AAGATCGCAAACTGGTTCAGTTGGAAGTGGATCAATTGATAGAGGAAGTGGACCGAATCGGAAAATCTGCAGAGTTCAATCATATTAAGCCTCTTTCGGGAGATCACTCTAAACAATCGAACAAACCAATCCAACTTCAAGTAGGACCCAACCAAAACGAGAAGTTAGATATTTTTATAGATTCTATGAACGCTACTGGTTTACAACTAGTTGCCAATGGAAAAAAACAAGCCCTCTCTTCTCCCGCAAGCGCCAATGCAATGATTGGGATTTTAGATACGGCCATTTCCAAAGTGAATCAACAAAGAGCCGATCTAGGAGCGTATTACAATCGTTTAGAAATCACTTCTCAAGGATTGCAGTCTAGCTACGTAAACATGGTCGCCGCAGAAAGCCGTGTAAGGGACGCGGATATGGCGGAACAGATTGTGGATTATACTAGGAATCAAATTCTCACCAAAAGCGGATCGGCGATGCTTGCTCAAGCGAACATGAGACCTGATCAAGTGGTGAAATTGTTAAGCGACAGATTCGGTTAAATTTTTTAATCTAAGATTCAAATTTTTACGAAGCCGTTTTCGAAAATTTCGAGGCGGCTTGTTTTTGTTTCTACTACTCTAAAAAACCTCACGTGAACACGACGGCTGGGCTTGCTTGCTCTATGATTCTTTTTGATCAACTTGAAGATAAAAACGGAGAAGATTAGAATTTATAAAAGGCAAAAAGTAAATTTTGAATTTCGCCTTCGCATTTTAAAAACAAAAACTCTAACTGTAAAAAATAAGCCCGAAGATTCTTCTTAAGAATACTCGGGCTTCAGAGTCGTACGGCGATTTATAACGGGAATTATAAATCCATTTTAGGTATCGTCGTTTCCGGCATTTGCTTTAACTCTTCTGACTGAAATTAAATCCTTTCAGCCAGTAGAAACGGTTACTTCAACAGCTGTAGAACCGTTTGTGGTTTCATATTGGCCTGAGCTAACATTGCGGTCGCAGCCTGAGTTAGGATTTGATAACGCGTAAAGCTAGTCATTTGTTCTGCCATATCGGTATCGCGAATTCTAGATTCAGCCGCTTGGATGTTCTCATATGCGTTCATGAGACCTTTTGCTGCGTGTTCCAGACGATTATAATACGCTCCTAAATCAGCTCTCTGTTTAGAGATACTACGAAGCGCATCATCTGCCAATCCGATCACAGAGTTTGCCTTGCCGGCTGTAGAAAGAGAGATAAACGTCAAAACAGTCGGGTTTCTTAGTCCCAATGCCGCAGTGTTCATCGTTTCAATATAAACTCTTTCTCTTTGGTGCATATTTGCACCCATGT
Coding sequences:
- a CDS encoding flagellin yields the protein MIINHNISALRTNNVLKSVNKELDKTMEKLSTGLRINRAGDDALGFAMSEKMRTQIRGLAQAERNVMDGVSFIQVTEGTLEQVNNILQRLRELSIQTSNGIYSNEDRKLVQLEVDQLIEEVDRIGKSAEFNHIKPLSGDHSKQSNKPIQLQVGPNQNEKLDIFIDSMNATGLQLVANGKKQALSSPASANAMIGILDTAISKVNQQRADLGAYYNRLEITSQGLQSSYVNMVAAESRVRDADMAEQIVDYTRNQILTKSGSAMLAQANMRPDQVVKLLSDRFG